One window from the genome of Hemiscyllium ocellatum isolate sHemOce1 chromosome 28, sHemOce1.pat.X.cur, whole genome shotgun sequence encodes:
- the LOC132829110 gene encoding sphingosine 1-phosphate receptor 3-like has protein sequence MALFSDYEGDETIIRHYNFTGRLFNRTEGVSSSAKTAVFLLACILIVIENLMVLVAIWKNKKFHTQMYYLIGNLALSDLLAGVTYVFNILMSGHRTLTLTPAEWFIREGSMFVALCASTFSLLAIAIERHMTMVKMRPYDSKKQYRLFLLLGACWMISILLGLLPQIGWSCIDRLQSCSTMLPLFAKSYVAFCITILTAILFSVVILYVRIYRLVSSSSRKMKVRKNTKGSQSERAMALLRTVMIVVGVFIACWSPLFIFLMLDVACSPKQCNILYKADWSVALAVLNSALNPIIYTLSSREMRGAFFKLLCCCLVGSDVARSLPIAPTADNSRSKSSGSNFNKPRDEVDSPTMLISACIVKSSEFSLEKGKS, from the coding sequence ATGGCTTTGTTCAGTGACTATGAGGGGGATGAGACCATCATCAGGCATTATAACTTTACAGGAAGATTATTCAACAGGACAGAGGGTGTTTCCAGCAGTGCCAAGACTGCAGTCTTCCTCCTGGCCTGTATATTGATTGTCATTGAGAATCTGATGGTGCTTGTggctatttggaaaaacaagaaGTTTCACACACAGATGTACTATTTAATCGGGAATCTTGCCCTTTCAGATCTCTTGGCCGGGGTGACTTATGTATTTAACATCCTCATGTCTGGACACCgcaccctgaccctgacaccgGCAGAATGGTTCATCAGGGAAGGCAGTATGTTTGTTGCCTTGTGTGCATCAACCTTCAGTTTGTTGGCGATTGCCATTGAAAGGCACATGACCATGGTAAAAATGAGACCGTATGACTCTAAGAAGCAGTACAGGCTTTTCCTGCTGCTGGGTGCTTGCTGGATGATCTCCATTCTCCTAGGGCTCTTGCCGCAAATTGGATGGAGCTGCATCGACAGACTCCAGTCCTGTTCGACCATGCTACCACTGTTTGCCAAAAGCTATGTGGCCTTTTGCATCACCATCTTAACCGCCATCTTGTTCTCCGTTGTGATCTTGTATGTCCGCATCTACCGGCTGGTCAGCTCCAGCAGCCGCAagatgaaggtgaggaagaaCACCAAGGGCAGCCAGTCGGAGAGGGCCATGGCTCTCCTGCGCACAGTGATGATCGTCGTGGGTGTCTTCATAGCCTGCTGGTCCCCTCTCTTCATCTTCCTGATGCTGGATGTCGCCTGTAGTCCCAAGCAGTGCAACATCCTCTACAAGGCAGACTGGTCCGTTGCCCTAGCGGTGCTGAACTCGGCCCTGAACCCCATCATTTACACCCTGTCCAGCAGGGAGATGCGAGGGGCCTTCTTCAAGTTGCTCTGCTGCTGTTTGGTGGGCTCAGACGTAGCCAGGAGCCTGCCGATAGCACCGACTGCAGACAACAGCAGGAGTAAGTCCAGCGGGAGCAACTTTAACAAACCCCGGGATGAGGTCGACTCCCCGACAATGCTCATTTCAGCCTGTATAGTCAAGTCGAGTGAGTTTTCACTGGAAAAGGGCAAGTCTTGA